The Macrobrachium nipponense isolate FS-2020 chromosome 19, ASM1510439v2, whole genome shotgun sequence genome contains a region encoding:
- the LOC135211487 gene encoding basic proline-rich protein-like has protein sequence MVKKAVFYSPTSQGWGFASHPSQQEQGVPCSPGNGITILHSTGDNLRYFPCVTSMPPAIAIFHTSCPNTGGLTWGPGAGPTRLFQDTWRRPPSRPGTCSRHGPPALGPVAGPANPSLDKWRTPPTGPRTRGVNRPSVPGPAAAQPARPRTCSGQCPPVPGPTAGWVNCHGTRGGHHPPVPGTAAGLGPPSQDTWRAPARCPGTRGGHRPPVHGPTVGPARLSWDTWQTPHAHPGNRSGRLPARPGTSGEPLPAHHRTRGGSSPPVPGCMVDACPPIPGPAAVSATCPGRVGRAHRGSRDRQAVSAVDPETGKWCLPCVHRRAESSTRPGTGGQGTPRVSGRPADTSSHSRDPKRTQPSRPGNRGGRLPSHPGIRGGHNPPVPGHVMDTALLSGDTWRIPYACPGMRGKHRPPILPVLGHVAGNAPPVPGHVADTGHLSLELQRAQPVHPRIRGGHCPFERVGPLLQGLLLQNLRSDLDFMNAFFPYASLLCLFLAVQLHHHQSEEKSRQRIGSHSKLDDYSSGFRATSGQNHPNNSCCQGQESVRAKARRKPPTSAADRSSSDSSFKSGREVNSHCHSSRNSQSLKAENEVGILCPFLAVEKL, from the exons ATGGTTAAGAAGGCTGTCTTCTACTCCCCTACTTCTCAAGGGTGGGGATTTGCATCCCATCCCTCACAACAagaacaaggcgtcccttgttctcCCGGCAATGGTATAACCATCTTGCACAGCACTGGGGATAACCTGAGGTACTTTCCCTGCGTTACCTCCATGCCACCTGCTATTGCCATCTTCCATACTTCCTG CCCAAATACTGGTGGCCTGACCTGGGGACCCGGGGCCGGCCCGACCCGCCTGTTCCAGGACACGTGGAGGAGACCGCCCTCCCGTCCGGGCACCTGTAGCAGGCACGGCCCGCCCGccctgggacccgtggcgggcccggCCAACCCATCCCTAGACAAATGGCGGACACCGCCCACcggtcccaggacacgtggtgtAAACCGCCCATCCGTACCGGGACCCGCAGCggcccagcccgcccgtcccaggacatgtAGCGGGcagtgcccgcccgtcccgggacccacagcGGGTTGGGTTAACTGTCACGGGACACGTGGTGGGCAccacccgcctgtcccaggaaCTGCGGCGGGCCTAGGCCCCCCGTCCCAAGACACGTGGCGGGCACCAGCCcgctgtcccgggacacgtggtggacaCCGCCCGCCCGTCCATGGACCTACGGTGGGCccggcccgcctgtcctgggacacttGGCAGACACCGCATGCCCATCCCGGTAACCgcagcggacgcctgcccgcccgtcctgggacgagTGGCGAACCCCTGCCCGCCCATCACAGGACCCGCGGCGGGTccagcccacccgtcccaggatgCATGGTGGACgcctgcccacccatcccgggacccgcggcggtgTCTGCAACGTGTCCAGGACGGGTGGGCCGGGCACACCgggggtcccgggacaggcaggcggTGTCCGCCGTGGATCCCGAGACAGGCAAGTGGTGTCTGCCATGTGTCCATAGAAGGGCGGAGTCCTCCACGCGTCCTGGTACGGGCGGGCAGGGCACGCCACGGGTCTCGGGACGGCCAGCAGACACCAGCAGCCATTCCCGAGACCCCAAGCGGACCCAGCCCTCCCGTCCTGGGAaccgtggcggacgcctgcccagcCATCCCGGGATCCGCGGCGGCCACaacccgcctgtcccaggacacgtgaTGGACACCGCCCTCCTGTCCGGGGATACGTGGCGGATACCGTATGCCTGTCCCGGGATGCGTGGTAAACACCGCCCGCCCATCCTGCcagtcctgggacacgtggcgggcaatgccccgcccgtcccgggacacgtggcggacaccgGCCACCTGTCCCTGGAACTGCAGCGGGCCCAGCCCGTCCATCCCAGGATACGCGGTGGACACTGCCC cttcgagcgagtgggccctctcttgcaaggcctgctgttgcaaaaCCTCCGGAGTGATCTGGATTTCATGAACGCGTTCTTCCCATACGCCAGCCTTCTGTGTCTCttcttg gctgttcagctccatcatcatcagtcagaAGAGAAATCTCGCCAGCGAATAGGGAGCCACAGCAAACTAGATGACTATTCTTCCGGATTTCGAGCAACATCTGGACAAAACCATCCtaataacagctgctgccaaggccag GAGAGCGTGAGAGCGAAGGCAAGAAGGAAACCGCCCACATCAGCTGCTGACAGATCGTCTTCCGACTCCTCTTTCAAGAGCGGGCGAGAGGTCAACAGCCATTGCCATTCTTcacgaaactctcagtctttgAAGGCGGAAAACGAAGTTGGTATCTTGTGTCCATTTCTCGCAGTTGAAAAACTCTAG